A region of Paenibacillus sp. JNUCC-31 DNA encodes the following proteins:
- a CDS encoding cation:proton antiporter, giving the protein MEFILVLALILIFTKLAGDLSVRLGQPSVLGKLIVGVILGPALLGWVQQSDFVHYMAEIGVLLLMFIAGLETDLDQLKKNWKAAFAVAVGGIILPFIGGYGAATAFGMSQTHALFFGLLFCATSVSISVQTLKDMNQLSSREGTTILGAAVVDDVLVVVILAVMMSLLGTGATDTSISLLIGKKLLFFVIIIAASWFLVPRIMKWMAPLKVTETVITAGLIICFGFSYFAEWMGVAGIIGAFAAGIAISQTNFKHEVETKLEPIAYGIFVPVFFVSIGLNVTFDGVGSQIWFIIVISLIAIVTKLLGGGAGARLTGFDRASSLAIGSGMISRGEVALIIASTGLASGLLDPEYFTSVVIMVIVTTLVTPPLLKITFARKKGERRVEKGIEDSHLSG; this is encoded by the coding sequence ATGGAATTTATTTTGGTTCTTGCCCTTATTTTGATTTTCACCAAGTTGGCCGGTGATTTATCCGTGAGACTCGGTCAGCCATCGGTTTTGGGAAAGTTAATCGTTGGTGTCATACTCGGTCCTGCCCTGCTCGGTTGGGTTCAACAAAGTGATTTCGTTCATTACATGGCTGAAATCGGAGTACTGTTGCTCATGTTCATAGCCGGGCTTGAAACAGATCTGGATCAATTGAAAAAAAATTGGAAGGCAGCTTTTGCTGTTGCCGTGGGTGGTATCATTTTACCATTCATCGGAGGTTATGGAGCTGCTACCGCTTTCGGCATGTCGCAGACGCACGCTTTGTTCTTTGGACTATTATTCTGCGCCACTTCGGTCAGCATCTCGGTCCAGACGCTAAAAGACATGAATCAGCTCAGTTCTCGTGAGGGTACAACCATTCTAGGGGCAGCTGTTGTCGATGATGTGCTGGTTGTGGTCATCCTTGCTGTCATGATGAGTTTGCTCGGAACAGGTGCTACGGATACTTCAATCTCGCTGCTCATCGGCAAGAAACTGCTATTCTTTGTTATTATTATCGCTGCAAGCTGGTTCCTTGTTCCACGCATCATGAAGTGGATGGCTCCGCTGAAGGTGACAGAAACCGTTATTACAGCCGGATTAATCATTTGTTTTGGCTTTTCGTACTTTGCGGAATGGATGGGTGTTGCAGGTATTATCGGCGCCTTTGCAGCAGGTATCGCCATCTCCCAAACGAACTTCAAACATGAGGTCGAAACCAAGCTTGAGCCGATCGCGTACGGGATTTTTGTCCCGGTATTCTTTGTAAGTATCGGTTTGAATGTTACTTTTGATGGCGTGGGTTCACAAATCTGGTTCATTATCGTTATCAGTCTCATTGCCATTGTAACCAAACTTCTGGGCGGCGGAGCAGGTGCACGACTGACCGGATTTGATCGGGCATCCTCTCTGGCTATTGGCTCGGGGATGATCTCCAGAGGAGAAGTCGCTCTGATTATTGCCTCCACCGGGCTTGCTTCCGGATTACTCGATCCCGAGTATTTCACCAGTGTGGTTATCATGGTTATTGTTACAACATTGGTTACGCCACCTTTGCTCAAAATCACCTTTGCACGCAAAAAAGGGGAAAGACGTGTTGAAAAAGGCATTGAGGACTCCCATCTAAGCGGGTAA
- a CDS encoding ABC transporter ATP-binding protein has product MTYIARTIDVTKTYAGTEVVSNVNMSIKQGEIYGFLGPNGAGKTTMMKMLTNLVKPTVGEIELFGEKLTPTSYELLKRMGSIIEYPFFYDKLSARENLELHCEYMGFYNKKIIDNMMENVGLKDTGKKPVRDFSLGMKQRLGIARALITTPELLILDEPINGLDPVGIKEMRDLFKRLSSDYRITLLISSHILGEIEQVADTVGVIRDGRLVEEVSMDSIRGSNSEYIELQTQDTRKATYVMEHQLGLKNYKLVDDHTVRIYDSGIAPSELTGKLIGHGVEIESIFKRAHSLEEHFMTLMKGDGDVA; this is encoded by the coding sequence ATGACCTATATTGCGCGGACGATAGATGTGACCAAAACATATGCAGGGACAGAGGTTGTATCGAACGTCAATATGAGTATCAAGCAAGGGGAGATTTACGGGTTTCTTGGTCCGAATGGAGCGGGGAAAACGACCATGATGAAAATGCTGACCAACCTGGTCAAACCGACCGTAGGCGAGATTGAATTATTCGGAGAAAAGCTTACCCCTACCTCTTATGAATTGCTGAAACGAATGGGCAGCATCATTGAATATCCTTTTTTCTACGATAAACTGTCCGCCAGGGAAAATCTGGAGCTCCATTGTGAATACATGGGATTTTATAACAAAAAGATCATTGATAATATGATGGAAAATGTGGGTTTGAAGGACACCGGCAAGAAGCCGGTTCGTGATTTTTCTCTGGGGATGAAACAGCGTTTGGGCATCGCTCGCGCGCTGATCACAACGCCTGAACTGCTCATTCTGGATGAACCGATTAATGGGCTCGATCCCGTAGGAATCAAGGAGATGCGCGACTTGTTCAAACGTCTCAGTTCCGACTATCGAATTACCTTGTTAATCTCCAGCCACATTCTCGGGGAAATTGAACAGGTTGCGGACACTGTTGGAGTAATTCGGGATGGACGTCTGGTTGAGGAAGTATCGATGGATAGTATCCGTGGAAGCAACAGCGAGTATATTGAGTTGCAAACACAGGATACACGTAAAGCCACGTACGTCATGGAACATCAGCTGGGGTTGAAAAATTATAAATTGGTCGATGACCATACCGTACGTATCTATGATTCGGGCATCGCTCCATCCGAATTGACTGGTAAACTGATTGGGCATGGCGTTGAGATCGAATCCATTTTCAAGCGGGCTCATTCACTGGAAGAACACTTCATGACCTTAATGAAAGGGGATGGAGACGTTGCTTAA
- a CDS encoding sensor histidine kinase produces MRRNGVTMKLFLVMAGFLLLLYGTTVIAQLIWFPDFYQHQKISSIKKKLTKFEQQYSNGHWNDVQLAKETGKFMRQNQSHLVILTNTGKLVNDPFHITLLREDGTQVKVSLSLFINSENAGWIASHLKYGKELTVTGPASGLKEPMVYPFKIKDAQSSVWGTEGFLEWAEPSQEWSGVLTEVVLPNLATWSQRQGLLVQALDSRFPLSTEDQLSLANGKMINEEWTDSWSGVRNVLTIAPVHSTGPQQQLIFSLTSLQEMREASEATQLFYAYFGIAACVLIVFLSLLLSRIVTKPLLALNHVAKKMSTLDFTVKSPIRRNDEIGSLSNSLNALSTTLGQTLEELRQANSQMRTDMEMKQRIEQRQREFFADASHELKTPISIIKGYSEGLKDGVSEGKRERYIEIIADEAVKMETMVEEMLDLVRLESQAIKLNTDAVALGDMIEDIAGRLGPQLKEKELDVVLVSTTEQTVEGDRSKLEQVIYNMMMNAIRHAIPKTDIMIEISRPEGQVRISIENQGEQISEAERQYIWERFYRVERSRNRKMGGTGLGLAIAKQILDLHGCSYGVENTPDGVRFYIIFPNE; encoded by the coding sequence ATGAGACGTAACGGTGTAACGATGAAACTGTTTCTGGTCATGGCCGGATTCCTGCTTCTTCTATATGGAACAACGGTGATTGCCCAACTGATATGGTTCCCGGACTTCTATCAGCATCAGAAGATTAGCAGTATTAAGAAAAAATTGACGAAATTTGAACAACAATATTCGAATGGACATTGGAATGATGTGCAGCTGGCCAAGGAGACTGGGAAGTTCATGCGACAAAATCAGTCGCATCTGGTCATCCTGACGAACACGGGCAAGCTGGTCAACGACCCGTTTCACATTACATTGCTCCGGGAGGATGGCACACAGGTGAAAGTATCCCTGTCACTGTTCATTAACAGTGAGAACGCTGGCTGGATCGCTTCCCATCTGAAGTATGGGAAGGAGTTGACTGTGACAGGTCCAGCCAGTGGCTTGAAGGAACCCATGGTATATCCATTCAAAATCAAAGATGCCCAATCCTCTGTTTGGGGAACAGAGGGTTTCCTGGAATGGGCTGAACCGTCTCAGGAATGGTCTGGTGTTTTGACTGAAGTTGTCCTCCCCAATTTGGCAACATGGAGCCAAAGACAGGGACTGCTTGTGCAGGCACTGGACAGCCGTTTTCCCTTGTCTACGGAAGACCAGCTGAGTCTCGCCAATGGGAAAATGATCAATGAAGAATGGACCGATAGCTGGAGTGGTGTACGAAATGTGCTCACCATTGCCCCGGTGCACAGCACCGGACCCCAGCAGCAACTTATTTTTTCACTGACGTCCTTACAGGAAATGAGGGAGGCAAGTGAAGCCACACAATTATTCTATGCCTATTTCGGTATTGCTGCATGTGTATTAATTGTATTTCTTTCACTGCTTTTATCTCGAATTGTCACCAAACCGTTGCTTGCACTGAATCATGTTGCCAAAAAGATGTCTACCCTCGATTTCACGGTGAAATCGCCCATACGCCGCAATGACGAGATAGGCAGTCTGTCCAATAGCCTCAATGCGCTGTCTACAACATTGGGTCAGACACTGGAAGAGCTTAGACAGGCGAACAGTCAGATGCGCACCGATATGGAAATGAAGCAGCGGATTGAACAGCGGCAGCGGGAGTTCTTTGCCGATGCATCCCATGAACTCAAAACGCCAATCAGTATCATCAAAGGGTACTCCGAGGGATTGAAAGATGGGGTTAGTGAGGGCAAACGTGAGCGCTACATCGAGATTATTGCCGATGAAGCGGTCAAAATGGAAACGATGGTTGAAGAGATGCTGGATCTGGTACGGCTGGAATCCCAAGCGATTAAGCTGAACACGGATGCAGTGGCTCTTGGAGATATGATTGAAGATATTGCGGGACGTCTTGGTCCACAACTGAAGGAAAAGGAACTGGATGTCGTATTGGTTTCGACTACGGAACAGACCGTTGAGGGAGACCGTAGCAAGTTAGAGCAAGTCATCTATAATATGATGATGAATGCTATACGTCATGCCATTCCTAAGACCGATATTATGATTGAGATCAGCAGGCCCGAAGGGCAGGTTCGAATCTCCATTGAGAATCAGGGTGAGCAAATTTCGGAAGCGGAGCGCCAGTACATCTGGGAAAGATTTTACCGTGTGGAACGCTCACGCAATCGCAAAATGGGAGGGACCGGACTCGGCCTGGCCATCGCGAAGCAGATTCTCGATTTGCATGGATGCAGTTATGGTGTGGAGAACACGCCGGACGGAGTCCGTTTTTATATTATTTTTCCTAATGAATAG
- a CDS encoding DedA family protein yields the protein MEFAREFIGQYGYFAIYGLLALGVIGMPIPDEVMMTFVGYLASISVLNYSVSIVVSFGGAFTGGLLSYTIGKKAGRPLVEKYGKWVGVNAKRLGRVESWFLKYGYWSIILGYFIPGIRHLMCCFSGISRMAIGRYVLVSSIGAFIWCVVFISIGFYVGVLT from the coding sequence ATGGAATTTGCTAGAGAATTTATTGGTCAATATGGTTATTTCGCAATATACGGACTGCTGGCTCTTGGCGTGATTGGCATGCCTATTCCGGATGAGGTGATGATGACCTTTGTCGGTTATCTCGCCTCCATCTCGGTCCTTAACTATTCGGTTTCTATCGTTGTCAGTTTTGGCGGAGCGTTTACTGGAGGACTTCTGAGTTACACGATTGGCAAGAAGGCCGGCCGGCCACTGGTGGAGAAGTACGGTAAATGGGTCGGGGTCAATGCCAAACGGCTCGGCAGGGTGGAGTCCTGGTTTTTGAAATATGGGTATTGGTCCATCATACTGGGATATTTCATTCCAGGCATTCGTCATCTAATGTGCTGCTTCTCCGGGATCAGCCGCATGGCTATAGGGCGATACGTTCTTGTCTCCAGCATTGGAGCGTTTATATGGTGTGTTGTTTTTATATCGATCGGTTTTTACGTCGGTGTGTTAACTTAA
- the pssA gene encoding CDP-diacylglycerol--serine O-phosphatidyltransferase has protein sequence MKSLPSILTLGNLTSGMLAVIMAIHGEFALAVTMIWVAMFFDLFDGFAARKLHCEGEFGKALDSLADVVSFGTAPVLILYLNSMIEVNALGMALTALFPVCGALRLARYNCQKTASHGFVGMPITFAGGLMSFFALWSPYFTHGVAYLVIVVLSGLMVSQIRFPSLKQVLAPHEKDIVEPK, from the coding sequence ATGAAATCTTTACCGTCCATATTAACGTTGGGCAATCTAACTTCAGGCATGTTGGCTGTCATAATGGCTATTCATGGCGAGTTTGCTCTGGCTGTTACGATGATCTGGGTAGCCATGTTCTTTGATTTATTTGACGGGTTTGCGGCCCGTAAATTGCATTGTGAGGGTGAATTCGGCAAAGCGCTGGATTCGCTGGCTGATGTCGTTTCGTTCGGAACCGCACCTGTGCTTATCCTGTATCTGAACTCCATGATCGAAGTGAATGCGCTGGGTATGGCGCTGACCGCATTATTCCCGGTATGTGGTGCATTGCGTCTTGCACGATACAATTGCCAGAAGACAGCAAGCCATGGGTTTGTTGGCATGCCGATTACGTTTGCAGGTGGTCTGATGTCCTTTTTCGCGCTCTGGAGCCCTTATTTCACTCATGGTGTAGCTTATCTTGTCATTGTTGTATTATCCGGTCTAATGGTTAGCCAAATCCGATTCCCATCTCTAAAACAAGTGCTAGCCCCCCATGAGAAGGATATTGTGGAACCGAAATAA
- a CDS encoding ABC transporter permease, which yields MLKLIQLELRKHRFAGYIGGAAIANIVILLFLIMIGLVDYGAEDYSFLNYPVSFILIDTIARATFIIFGGALISKLIISEYRNKTMNVMFTYPIKRHKIIAAKLIIIFLFTFFNILFTDLLMGTILLTTNHFYSFIPDALTVNEALTLLVKYTISSLSAAAMALIPLLFGMRKHSATATLVSSIFLVFVVCSGINGPSVSINSIIVIPLTLGAIGLWIASMSMIGLETKDVN from the coding sequence TTGCTTAAACTGATCCAACTGGAGTTGCGCAAACATCGGTTTGCAGGTTATATAGGAGGCGCGGCTATCGCCAATATTGTCATCCTGCTGTTTCTGATCATGATCGGATTGGTGGATTACGGAGCAGAGGACTACTCTTTCTTGAATTATCCGGTGTCCTTCATTCTGATTGATACGATTGCTCGGGCTACCTTTATTATCTTTGGAGGCGCTCTGATATCGAAGCTGATCATTAGCGAGTATCGAAACAAAACGATGAATGTCATGTTTACCTATCCCATCAAACGTCACAAAATTATCGCGGCCAAATTGATCATTATTTTTTTGTTTACCTTTTTCAATATTCTGTTTACCGATTTGTTGATGGGGACGATCCTGCTGACGACAAATCACTTCTATTCGTTTATTCCTGACGCATTAACGGTGAATGAAGCACTCACGCTGTTGGTAAAATACACGATTAGTTCTCTCTCGGCTGCTGCCATGGCCCTCATTCCTCTATTGTTCGGAATGCGTAAGCACTCTGCCACGGCCACACTGGTATCGTCCATCTTTCTTGTGTTCGTGGTATGTTCAGGTATCAATGGACCCAGCGTATCCATTAATTCCATCATTGTGATTCCCCTGACATTGGGGGCAATCGGGCTGTGGATTGCTTCAATGTCCATGATCGGTCTGGAGACGAAAGATGTGAACTGA
- a CDS encoding DegV family protein: MRKIAWVTDSTSTLDPLFAEQNHVYIVPLRIVFGEECYRETEDISSELFYEKLSEASRASSSQPPIGEFIELYESLKGQYDEIIAIHCSTALSGTLHTSMQAAEIAGVTVTAIDSRAGAYPLREMILQGLEWQKQGYTASEIKLHIERMIDNMSFYLIPASLQHLHRSGRVSGTQLILSQLLKIHLLLRFEEGKVVVNEKIRTFKRAKQRMLDVLKVDMGKVKQVCIMHANNQEEAVTIKQQIADLLPRLKTEIMPFIPVVGIHAGAGTIGLCWIRSETV, from the coding sequence ATGAGGAAAATTGCATGGGTCACGGACAGTACAAGCACACTCGATCCGCTATTTGCTGAGCAGAATCATGTGTACATTGTACCTCTGCGCATCGTTTTTGGAGAGGAATGTTATCGGGAGACAGAAGACATCTCGTCGGAATTGTTCTATGAGAAACTGAGTGAGGCTTCACGCGCAAGCAGTTCACAGCCGCCGATTGGTGAGTTTATTGAATTGTATGAGTCGTTGAAAGGCCAGTACGATGAGATCATTGCCATTCATTGCTCCACTGCACTTAGCGGAACGCTGCACACATCGATGCAGGCGGCAGAGATTGCAGGTGTGACCGTTACTGCCATTGATTCCAGAGCAGGCGCTTATCCGCTGCGGGAGATGATTTTGCAAGGACTGGAATGGCAGAAGCAAGGCTATACAGCATCCGAAATCAAACTTCACATCGAACGGATGATTGACAACATGTCCTTTTACCTCATTCCGGCCAGTCTCCAGCATTTGCACCGCAGTGGGCGTGTGTCGGGAACCCAGCTTATTCTTAGCCAATTGTTGAAAATTCATCTGCTGCTTCGATTCGAAGAGGGCAAAGTGGTTGTGAATGAGAAAATCCGTACGTTCAAACGGGCTAAACAGCGCATGCTGGATGTGCTCAAGGTGGATATGGGGAAAGTAAAGCAAGTATGCATCATGCATGCCAACAATCAGGAAGAAGCCGTTACCATCAAACAGCAGATTGCAGACCTGCTTCCCCGCCTGAAGACGGAAATTATGCCTTTTATCCCTGTGGTAGGTATTCATGCAGGTGCGGGGACGATCGGACTGTGCTGGATACGAAGCGAGACGGTATAA
- a CDS encoding response regulator transcription factor, translating into MSGYRLLFVEDDRSISEMVGPYLEKEGYDVSYAYDGLEAERKFSQSQSDYDLVILDLMLPHKSGMEVLQSIRAVSLVPVLILSAKDGEVDKALGLGFGADDYLSKPFSLIELTARIKAAIRRANYTSKPETPPVSSSQRIYIGGLVVDMETYEVERDGISVRLTSKEFGILKMFVTHPGKVFTKAQIYASVWNDHYYGDENIINVHMRRLREKLEVDPSNPQYIKTLWGIGYKLEVDQT; encoded by the coding sequence GTGTCAGGTTATCGTTTGCTGTTTGTTGAAGATGATCGTTCTATTAGTGAGATGGTCGGTCCTTATTTGGAAAAAGAGGGCTATGACGTCTCTTATGCATATGACGGATTGGAGGCGGAACGTAAGTTCAGCCAATCACAGTCAGACTATGACTTGGTCATTCTCGATCTAATGCTGCCGCACAAGAGCGGCATGGAGGTGCTTCAGTCGATCCGTGCCGTCAGTCTGGTCCCAGTACTCATCTTGTCTGCGAAGGATGGGGAGGTCGACAAAGCCCTTGGTCTTGGATTCGGCGCAGATGATTACTTGAGCAAACCATTCTCGTTGATCGAGTTGACGGCTCGCATAAAAGCAGCCATCCGCCGTGCCAACTATACTTCAAAGCCTGAGACTCCCCCTGTTTCCAGTTCGCAGCGCATTTATATTGGCGGACTTGTAGTCGATATGGAGACGTATGAGGTAGAGCGTGATGGTATATCTGTGAGGCTGACTTCCAAAGAATTCGGCATTCTCAAAATGTTTGTCACCCATCCCGGTAAAGTATTTACGAAGGCTCAAATCTACGCTTCCGTCTGGAATGACCATTATTACGGAGACGAAAATATCATTAACGTTCATATGCGCCGTCTGCGGGAAAAATTGGAAGTGGATCCGTCCAATCCCCAATATATCAAGACATTGTGGGGGATCGGTTACAAACTGGAGGTGGACCAGACGTGA
- a CDS encoding DUF420 domain-containing protein: MGKHDKGDPNIQSNQIAPTSNKNFAGIIITISILANVIILLLFFAPSIGYKGDVAFDITVLPRFNAVFNSFTFIFLLAALIAIIKRNVKLHKRFILAAFTTTLLFLVTYLSFHYLSPETSKYGGEGIIRSIYFFILITHSVLAAIIVPLALFTLVWGWTNQLKKHRKIARWTMPIWLYVSSTGVVVYLMMAPYY; encoded by the coding sequence TTGGGCAAACATGACAAAGGGGACCCAAACATTCAATCCAATCAGATTGCCCCGACCAGTAATAAAAATTTTGCAGGTATCATTATTACCATTTCCATTCTCGCCAATGTCATTATTTTATTGTTGTTCTTTGCACCGTCGATCGGATACAAAGGCGATGTGGCCTTTGACATTACAGTGTTGCCGCGGTTTAATGCCGTGTTCAACAGCTTCACTTTCATTTTCCTGCTTGCGGCCTTGATTGCCATTATCAAGCGGAATGTGAAACTGCACAAACGTTTCATCCTTGCTGCATTTACGACGACCCTGTTATTCCTTGTTACGTATTTATCGTTTCACTATCTGTCTCCGGAAACGTCCAAATACGGTGGAGAAGGCATCATTCGTTCCATCTATTTCTTCATTCTGATTACGCACAGCGTTTTGGCAGCCATCATTGTGCCACTCGCTCTGTTCACTCTGGTATGGGGCTGGACAAATCAATTGAAGAAACACCGTAAAATTGCCCGTTGGACGATGCCGATTTGGCTGTATGTTAGCTCCACGGGTGTAGTTGTATATCTGATGATGGCACCATACTATTAA
- the thiD gene encoding bifunctional hydroxymethylpyrimidine kinase/phosphomethylpyrimidine kinase produces MTIPKTLTIAGSDTSGGAGIQADLKTFQELGVYGMTVLTTVVAMEPDTWDHQVFPVELNVVEAQLRTVLDGIGFDAMKTGMLGSVDIIELVAKHIRRSGLPQIVIDPVMVCKGTDEVLQPENTEAMIEFLLPGADLVTPNLFEASQLAKSGPIRSKEQMESAAAAIHDHGAKHVLIKDRGVINPGKAMDLLYDGTNYEWFEADVVGSGYTHGAGCTTSAAITAGLARGLTVKEAVREGKAFVTKAIAGGFPLNRFVGPTLHVAHRLEQLR; encoded by the coding sequence ATGACGATTCCAAAAACATTAACAATCGCTGGTTCGGACACGAGCGGCGGTGCAGGGATTCAAGCAGATTTGAAAACTTTTCAGGAGCTTGGTGTGTATGGCATGACTGTACTGACTACTGTGGTAGCCATGGAGCCCGATACGTGGGATCATCAGGTCTTTCCTGTGGAATTAAATGTAGTCGAGGCACAGCTGCGTACTGTTCTGGATGGTATCGGTTTTGATGCAATGAAGACGGGCATGTTGGGTTCTGTAGACATCATCGAATTGGTTGCGAAGCATATTCGTCGCAGCGGACTGCCACAGATCGTTATTGATCCGGTTATGGTCTGCAAAGGTACGGACGAAGTGCTGCAACCTGAAAATACGGAAGCAATGATCGAATTCCTGTTGCCAGGTGCCGATCTTGTTACACCAAATTTGTTTGAGGCATCACAGCTCGCGAAAAGCGGACCGATTCGCTCCAAGGAGCAGATGGAATCGGCGGCAGCTGCCATTCATGATCACGGGGCGAAGCATGTCCTGATCAAGGACAGAGGTGTTATTAACCCTGGCAAAGCGATGGATCTTCTCTATGACGGAACAAACTACGAATGGTTTGAAGCCGATGTTGTTGGCTCCGGATATACACATGGTGCGGGCTGCACCACATCTGCAGCAATTACTGCAGGTTTGGCACGTGGTCTTACCGTGAAAGAGGCTGTTCGTGAAGGCAAGGCCTTCGTGACCAAAGCGATTGCCGGCGGATTTCCGCTAAACCGCTTTGTAGGCCCAACGTTGCATGTGGCACACCGCCTGGAGCAATTACGCTAA
- a CDS encoding response regulator transcription factor produces MVRTVLLVEDESRIREIVADYFIKEQWNVIEAEHGIEALELLALHEVDLVILDVLMPEMDGWTLCGHIRSQSTVPIIMLTARSEDDDKIHGFQLGVDDYVTKPFSPRVLVARAETLMKRVEGAVSKDQTVIRFGGAALDPWARRLEKDGVEVELAPKEYDLLLYLTRNQGIVLSRDAILNRVWGYDFEGDSRVVDTHIKKLRSKLGEEAKCIRTVIGTGYRFEAEA; encoded by the coding sequence ATGGTCAGAACAGTGCTTTTGGTGGAAGACGAAAGCCGCATTCGTGAGATTGTGGCCGATTATTTCATAAAAGAACAATGGAACGTAATTGAAGCAGAACATGGGATAGAGGCACTGGAACTGTTGGCCCTGCATGAAGTGGATCTGGTCATTCTGGATGTGTTGATGCCGGAAATGGATGGATGGACGTTATGTGGGCATATTCGTTCCCAGTCGACCGTACCTATTATAATGCTGACTGCCCGATCGGAAGATGATGACAAGATTCATGGCTTTCAGCTCGGTGTGGATGATTATGTGACGAAGCCATTCAGTCCTCGTGTACTGGTGGCACGTGCAGAGACATTAATGAAGCGGGTAGAGGGTGCTGTTAGCAAGGATCAGACCGTGATTCGGTTTGGAGGAGCAGCACTTGATCCCTGGGCGCGACGGCTTGAGAAAGATGGAGTCGAAGTGGAGCTTGCTCCCAAAGAATATGATCTGCTGCTGTATCTAACTCGCAATCAGGGAATTGTATTGTCCCGCGATGCGATTCTGAATCGGGTATGGGGATATGATTTTGAGGGAGATTCGCGTGTGGTGGATACCCATATCAAAAAGCTTCGCAGCAAGCTTGGGGAAGAAGCCAAGTGCATCCGGACCGTTATCGGTACCGGTTACCGATTCGAGGCTGAGGCATGA
- a CDS encoding sensor histidine kinase translates to MTLIFATSTVILILVVVLLGIRLRKRSNHLIYLHDKLTSILDKGTYGRLLVFDSDPQISLLLKDMNRLLDHAHRAEAGYANQEKEMRNMLSNISHDLKTPLTVVLGYSETLLHSASLTDQEREIMTGKIQDKAQEVLRLVHSFFDLAKLESGDTELALTRVNVSELCRVKMLSFYEMLTNQGLHVELSIPESDIFVKGNAEALDRVLDNLITNAMKYGADGKVLGLSLQYSRGEQVTLSIWDRGKGIPEQEHSRVFERMYTLEDSRNRLYQGSGLGLTITKRLVERMGGDIDLHSVPYQRTVFSVSLNPG, encoded by the coding sequence GTGACGTTGATCTTCGCCACTTCTACCGTAATCTTGATTCTTGTCGTCGTTCTACTTGGCATAAGGCTTCGTAAGCGCAGCAATCATCTAATCTACTTACATGATAAGTTGACCTCTATTTTGGATAAAGGCACCTATGGACGACTGCTCGTCTTTGACAGTGATCCCCAAATCAGCCTGCTCCTCAAGGACATGAACCGCCTGCTGGACCATGCACATCGGGCTGAGGCAGGTTATGCGAATCAGGAGAAGGAGATGCGCAATATGCTCTCCAACATCTCACATGACTTGAAGACGCCCCTTACGGTCGTACTCGGTTATAGTGAAACCCTGCTGCACAGTGCTTCATTAACCGATCAGGAACGGGAGATCATGACTGGCAAAATCCAGGATAAGGCGCAGGAGGTGCTGCGTCTGGTTCATTCTTTTTTTGACCTGGCGAAGCTGGAGTCCGGAGATACCGAGCTTGCACTGACCAGGGTCAATGTGAGCGAATTATGCCGTGTGAAAATGCTCTCTTTCTATGAAATGCTAACGAATCAGGGTCTGCACGTGGAACTGTCGATTCCGGAAAGCGATATCTTTGTAAAAGGCAATGCGGAAGCGCTGGACCGTGTGCTGGATAATCTGATAACCAATGCCATGAAGTATGGAGCGGATGGCAAGGTACTTGGACTTTCACTCCAGTATTCAAGGGGGGAGCAGGTAACGCTAAGTATCTGGGACCGGGGCAAAGGAATTCCTGAACAGGAGCATAGCCGTGTATTCGAACGCATGTATACGCTGGAGGATTCCCGTAACCGTCTCTATCAGGGGAGCGGTCTGGGGCTGACCATTACGAAGCGATTGGTGGAGCGGATGGGCGGAGACATTGATTTGCATAGTGTACCGTATCAACGAACTGTATTCTCAGTGTCTCTAAATCCTGGTTAG